A single genomic interval of Planctomycetaceae bacterium harbors:
- a CDS encoding XRE family transcriptional regulator, which produces MDAFDRDKMRLAIKSSGVLGKNIASLIGKDPTTLSRILAGRHDLDYKDAATIAKACGVAVESFYRVATPGYDMATSADEARMLDVFRRLDDAQRMEMIGYARAVADLAARPPAREEPQAAKPAAPKASLLATVRPALRGYSTISPEQTSSRRPGQHIPVIGRLAAGHGVDTVEAEQFEPGAADEFLEFADAPRNAFAVRVVGDSMEPDYHSGDMVVVDPNRHPTSGVCCVLVKSGGEWRAKVKKVILKGRRVILASLAEGFADMEVKASDVKAYKIIAHLPLMKQGE; this is translated from the coding sequence ATGGACGCATTCGACCGCGACAAGATGCGCCTTGCCATCAAGTCCTCAGGCGTTCTGGGAAAGAACATCGCCAGCCTGATCGGCAAGGACCCGACCACGTTGAGCCGGATCCTCGCCGGCAGGCACGATTTGGACTACAAGGACGCCGCCACCATCGCCAAGGCCTGCGGCGTTGCGGTGGAGAGTTTTTATCGCGTTGCCACGCCCGGATACGACATGGCCACCAGCGCCGATGAGGCGAGGATGCTCGACGTATTCCGCCGCCTCGACGACGCCCAGCGCATGGAGATGATCGGCTATGCCCGCGCCGTGGCGGACCTGGCGGCCAGACCGCCGGCACGTGAGGAACCTCAGGCTGCTAAGCCGGCAGCGCCCAAGGCATCACTGCTGGCAACCGTGAGACCCGCCCTTCGAGGCTACAGCACGATCTCACCCGAGCAGACATCATCGCGTCGGCCGGGCCAGCACATCCCTGTTATCGGGCGCCTGGCCGCCGGCCACGGCGTGGACACCGTGGAGGCCGAGCAGTTCGAGCCCGGCGCCGCCGATGAGTTCCTCGAGTTCGCCGACGCCCCGCGCAATGCCTTTGCCGTTCGGGTGGTGGGCGACTCGATGGAGCCCGACTACCACAGCGGCGACATGGTGGTGGTGGATCCCAACCGACACCCGACCTCGGGCGTCTGCTGCGTGCTGGTTAAAAGCGGCGGGGAGTGGCGGGCCAAGGTTAAGAAGGTGATTCTCAAGGGCCGCAGGGTGATCCTGGCGTCTCTGGCCGAGGGCTTTGCCGACATGGAGGTCAAGGCCTCGGACGTCAAGGCGTACAAGATCATCGCCCACCTGCCGCTGATGAAACAAGGGGAATAA
- a CDS encoding YafY family protein, producing MSISRVHRLLKLITLLQSSASFTADELARELEVSKRTIFRDLNMLELANIPYHFDPQRGYTIGRHFFLPPVNLTLGEALAVLLLAGPLRSGKDLPMMGNASRAAMKLESVLPPAIRQHIGDSMANFSYDAGPVSRHHGLDQDFENLSKAIAERRLCRIVYISFFERKQLELEVQPLRLSFVARAWYLIAWSVSHKQVRTFKLGRIRKLTVTQQTFVPPDIDLDEHFGQAWAMIPEGRLYDVHVHFEPKVAGNVAEVQWHPSQKAQFNDDGSADLYFRVDGIGEISWWVMGYGDQARVVAPPELRQRVAQIAGAMLAQYQREGLQ from the coding sequence ATGAGCATCAGTCGGGTACACCGGTTGCTGAAATTGATCACGCTGCTGCAGAGTTCAGCGAGCTTCACGGCCGACGAACTGGCCCGCGAGCTCGAGGTGTCCAAGCGGACGATTTTTCGTGATTTGAACATGCTGGAACTGGCGAACATTCCGTATCACTTCGATCCGCAGCGCGGATACACCATCGGGCGGCACTTCTTTCTGCCCCCGGTGAACCTCACCCTCGGCGAGGCGCTGGCGGTGCTGCTGCTGGCCGGACCGCTGCGATCGGGCAAAGACCTGCCCATGATGGGCAACGCCTCGCGGGCGGCGATGAAGCTCGAAAGCGTCCTGCCCCCGGCCATCCGCCAGCACATCGGCGACAGCATGGCCAACTTCAGCTATGACGCCGGCCCGGTCAGCCGCCACCATGGGCTCGATCAGGACTTCGAGAACCTCTCCAAGGCCATCGCCGAGCGGCGTCTCTGCCGCATCGTCTACATCAGCTTCTTCGAGCGCAAGCAGCTCGAGCTGGAGGTGCAGCCGCTGCGGCTGTCGTTCGTCGCGCGGGCGTGGTACCTCATCGCCTGGTCGGTCTCGCACAAGCAGGTGCGCACGTTCAAGCTCGGGCGCATCCGCAAGCTCACCGTCACGCAACAGACCTTCGTGCCGCCGGATATCGATCTCGACGAGCATTTCGGCCAGGCATGGGCGATGATCCCCGAGGGCCGCCTCTACGACGTGCATGTACACTTCGAGCCCAAGGTGGCCGGCAACGTCGCCGAAGTGCAGTGGCACCCCAGCCAGAAGGCGCAGTTCAACGACGACGGTTCGGCCGACCTGTACTTCCGCGTCGACGGCATCGGCGAGATTTCCTGGTGGGTCATGGGCTACGGCGACCAGGCGCGGGTGGTGGCGCCGCCGGAGTTGCGGCAGCGCGTCGCGCAGATCGCCGGCGCCATGCTCGCCCAGTACCAGCGGGAGGGCCTGCAATGA
- a CDS encoding putative metallopeptidase, with amino-acid sequence MARKRKPKVVQVELIPREHEGKVRQPYQIMEALVDKHHDHLESAKIALAWRKGWKPNPDGHLQLGKAKKSTDLDREMHVFDFVILLNFEVWNKADFTREQMEALIDHELCHCDVSKDKTDEVKMDSLGRPIWRIRKHDVEEFQEVIARHGAWTLNLQSFAQMLDQAPQPLLETAGAAGA; translated from the coding sequence ATGGCACGGAAGCGAAAACCCAAGGTGGTGCAGGTGGAGTTGATCCCGCGCGAGCACGAGGGCAAGGTCCGCCAGCCCTACCAGATCATGGAGGCCCTGGTCGACAAGCATCACGACCACCTGGAAAGCGCCAAGATCGCCCTGGCGTGGCGCAAGGGCTGGAAGCCCAACCCCGACGGCCATCTGCAACTGGGCAAGGCCAAGAAGTCCACCGACCTCGATCGCGAGATGCACGTCTTTGACTTCGTGATCCTGTTGAACTTCGAGGTCTGGAACAAGGCCGACTTCACCCGCGAGCAGATGGAGGCCCTGATCGACCACGAACTGTGCCACTGCGACGTGTCCAAGGACAAGACCGACGAGGTCAAGATGGACAGCCTCGGCCGGCCCATCTGGCGCATCCGAAAGCACGACGTGGAAGAGTTCCAGGAAGTCATCGCCCGCCACGGCGCGTGGACGCTGAACCTGCAGAGCTTCGCCCAGATGCTCGACCAGGCCCCCCAGCCGCTGCTGGAAACCGCCGGCGCCGCCGGCGCATAG
- the dtd gene encoding D-aminoacyl-tRNA deacylase, which yields MRLLIQRVLWARVEVLGRNVGRIEQGLLVYVGVSAGDGARADQWLPLADKVAQLRIFEDDAAKMNLNVRDRSGGAVLVVPNFTLLADARKGRRPSFDAAAPADEGRQVFDRFVQALQAAGLEVAQGQFGADMLIDSAADGPVNVIIDSPSPEAAAPSEAAQRGAGGL from the coding sequence ATGAGACTGCTCATTCAGCGAGTGCTCTGGGCCCGCGTCGAGGTTCTGGGTCGAAACGTCGGCCGCATCGAACAAGGCCTGCTGGTCTACGTCGGCGTGTCCGCCGGCGACGGAGCCCGGGCCGACCAGTGGCTGCCTCTGGCCGACAAGGTCGCCCAACTGCGCATCTTTGAAGACGACGCCGCCAAGATGAACTTAAACGTCCGGGACCGCAGCGGGGGGGCGGTCCTGGTCGTGCCTAACTTCACCCTGTTAGCCGACGCCCGCAAGGGGCGGCGCCCCAGCTTCGATGCGGCCGCTCCCGCCGACGAAGGGCGTCAGGTTTTCGACCGGTTCGTCCAGGCCCTGCAAGCGGCGGGGCTCGAGGTGGCCCAGGGGCAATTCGGAGCCGACATGCTCATCGACAGCGCCGCCGACGGACCGGTGAACGTGATCATCGACAGCCCCAGCCCCGAAGCGGCCGCGCCCTCCGAGGCCGCCCAGCGCGGGGCGGGCGGTCTTTAG
- a CDS encoding alpha-L-fucosidase, with the protein MIKIAPADRTVLLAADAEKFGPMTEAAVGIAKRGWLGGWTGHNEIIGWHVNVPSAGEYELAVVAEGMKSRPLIEVAAGKCTLRAHVGPRWQRVALGKARLTGGKNVISLRSVEGHLQRLFSLEIVKPAVAKRIAQQARKSGGDCQWLAEAGYGLMFHWTSQTCPHHGGPLPYAQAVDALDVDRVADTVAAAGAGHVIWTTSHAGFFWPGPNAAIDKILPGRTCKRDLIGELADALAQRGARLMLYYHPGHDDGPWWSLTGFDKTDKSAFFKSWMKIIAEAGKRYGRRLAGWWFDDAMFCYYPYNPPWQKLAATARTGNPQRLICWNSWVMPKVTDWGDLASWEDMLSPELIRGHGHLPLSAGGRYPDGPQEGLQAHITTPATKGGWVHSTPNTPVGGQAYQTPQLIRMLTEARRRRCAVTLNLEIYQEGHISRAAAEQLAQVNAALSKRKRQ; encoded by the coding sequence ATGATTAAAATTGCCCCTGCGGATCGAACGGTTCTGCTGGCCGCCGACGCCGAAAAGTTCGGCCCCATGACCGAGGCCGCCGTCGGCATCGCCAAACGCGGTTGGCTGGGCGGGTGGACCGGGCACAACGAGATCATCGGCTGGCACGTCAACGTCCCGTCGGCGGGCGAGTACGAACTGGCGGTGGTGGCCGAGGGCATGAAGAGCCGGCCGCTCATCGAGGTCGCCGCGGGCAAGTGTACGCTGCGGGCGCACGTCGGTCCGCGATGGCAGCGCGTGGCGCTGGGCAAAGCGCGGCTGACCGGCGGAAAGAACGTCATCAGCCTGCGCTCCGTCGAGGGGCATCTCCAGCGGCTGTTCTCGCTGGAGATCGTCAAACCCGCCGTTGCCAAACGCATCGCCCAGCAGGCCCGCAAGAGCGGCGGCGATTGCCAGTGGCTCGCCGAGGCAGGCTACGGACTCATGTTCCACTGGACCAGCCAGACCTGCCCGCATCACGGCGGGCCGCTACCCTACGCCCAGGCGGTCGACGCCCTGGACGTGGACCGCGTGGCCGACACCGTCGCCGCCGCCGGCGCGGGGCACGTCATCTGGACCACCAGCCACGCGGGGTTCTTCTGGCCCGGTCCCAATGCCGCCATCGACAAAATCCTGCCCGGGCGAACCTGCAAGCGGGACCTGATCGGCGAACTGGCCGACGCCCTCGCCCAGCGCGGCGCGCGGCTGATGCTGTACTACCACCCCGGCCATGACGACGGGCCGTGGTGGTCGCTCACCGGGTTCGACAAGACCGACAAGAGCGCGTTCTTCAAAAGCTGGATGAAGATCATCGCCGAGGCGGGCAAGCGGTACGGGCGGCGCCTGGCCGGGTGGTGGTTCGACGACGCGATGTTCTGCTACTATCCGTATAACCCGCCGTGGCAGAAGCTCGCCGCGACCGCCCGCACCGGCAACCCCCAGCGCCTGATCTGCTGGAACTCCTGGGTGATGCCCAAGGTCACCGACTGGGGCGACCTGGCGAGTTGGGAAGACATGCTCTCGCCGGAGCTGATCCGCGGGCATGGGCATCTGCCGCTGTCGGCCGGCGGGCGATATCCCGACGGTCCACAGGAAGGCCTGCAGGCGCACATCACCACGCCGGCGACTAAGGGCGGGTGGGTCCACAGCACGCCCAACACTCCCGTCGGGGGGCAGGCATACCAGACGCCGCAGTTGATCCGCATGCTGACCGAGGCCAGACGCCGCAGGTGTGCCGTCACGCTGAACCTGGAGATCTATCAGGAAGGGCACATCTCGCGAGCGGCGGCCGAACAACTGGCGCAGGTAAATGCCGCCTTGAGCAAGCGCAAGCGACAGTAG
- a CDS encoding site-specific integrase has translation MTSASTVRKRLTVPGSIYLNGRRYWWRVRLPGQPSHVARPLVADGARFATTDRAAAVEIARSMYAAALARVDPEKIDARATVETALAAYQTYADQYYRAADGTPTGAADNVKNAIAHALEHFRTLPVADFDATALEAIRDRMIEEDYALNTINGRVKIIRRAFRWLAKRKIAPWSAYHSLTTLEPLQPRGRTEKHVSGPVKFARETTPVRPADESDVLTAAGYAGPVVGAMMRLQLLTGMRSGELVIMRAQDIDSSGKVWAYRPLHHKGTARGLSRVVALGPRAKKLLRPLLKNSGEYLFSPQAATRERFATWRAARKSPVQPSQITRKKERPALAPGPRYTTETYAQAVRYAIKAARKAGQTVGDFSPHQIRHAMGTRVRGQLGPEAAQAALGHRHLKTMEIYAALTWQKQQDVAQRMG, from the coding sequence ATGACCTCCGCTAGCACAGTGCGAAAACGCCTCACGGTGCCCGGTTCGATCTACCTCAACGGCCGGCGATACTGGTGGCGCGTGAGACTTCCCGGCCAGCCCTCGCATGTCGCGCGGCCTCTGGTAGCTGACGGCGCACGGTTCGCCACGACCGACCGCGCCGCAGCGGTGGAGATCGCCAGGTCGATGTACGCCGCCGCCTTGGCACGCGTCGACCCGGAAAAGATAGACGCCCGCGCCACCGTGGAAACGGCCCTGGCGGCCTACCAGACTTATGCCGACCAGTATTACCGCGCTGCCGATGGAACGCCCACCGGCGCCGCCGACAACGTGAAGAACGCCATCGCCCACGCTCTCGAACACTTCCGGACCTTGCCCGTCGCCGACTTCGACGCGACGGCCCTCGAAGCGATCCGCGACCGGATGATCGAGGAGGATTACGCACTCAACACGATCAACGGCCGCGTGAAGATCATCCGCCGAGCCTTCCGTTGGCTGGCCAAGAGGAAGATAGCGCCCTGGTCGGCGTACCACTCGCTGACGACGCTGGAGCCGCTGCAGCCCCGCGGCCGAACGGAGAAGCATGTCAGCGGGCCCGTCAAGTTCGCGCGCGAGACTACGCCGGTCAGGCCGGCCGATGAATCAGACGTGCTGACGGCCGCCGGTTACGCCGGGCCGGTCGTCGGGGCCATGATGCGCCTGCAGCTCCTGACGGGTATGCGATCGGGGGAACTGGTCATCATGCGGGCCCAGGACATTGATTCCAGCGGCAAAGTATGGGCGTACCGCCCTCTTCACCACAAGGGCACCGCCCGCGGGCTCTCGCGCGTGGTGGCGCTGGGGCCGCGTGCCAAGAAACTGCTGCGGCCGCTGCTGAAGAATTCCGGGGAGTATCTATTCAGCCCGCAGGCCGCCACGCGGGAGAGGTTTGCCACCTGGCGAGCCGCCCGCAAGAGCCCGGTCCAGCCCTCGCAAATCACCCGAAAGAAGGAACGGCCGGCGCTGGCTCCAGGCCCACGGTACACCACCGAGACCTACGCCCAGGCTGTTCGCTATGCCATCAAGGCAGCGCGCAAGGCCGGCCAGACGGTCGGGGACTTCAGCCCCCACCAGATCCGCCATGCGATGGGAACCCGCGTCCGGGGGCAGCTCGGTCCTGAGGCCGCCCAGGCAGCCCTCGGGCACCGACACCTCAAGACGATGGAGATCTACGCGGCGCTGACCTGGCAAAAGCAGCAGGACGTTGCGCAGCGGATGGGCTGA
- a CDS encoding papain-like cysteine protease family protein yields MRLILQNAVIIPVLLAALAAASLGAAPSSTAARATAKLKSVAIAGVPHVQQKPDFCGEACAAMWAAHLGRPDINQDYVFNVSGLSAELGRGCYTRDLMAALERIGFKCGDGAATVSAGAAADIDAQFAALHGDLRAGVPSIICMHYDDTANASEHFRLILGYDAAADEVIYHEPAAAGGAYLRMKRPMLLKLWPLKYSSEKWTLIRLPLKGKPTPAPPPHTLGPTPRHFTAADYAQHIMKLKKKLPSDKFTIVLQPPFVVIGDEDAATLRRRSVSTVKWAVDKLKAEYFSRDPTQILDIWLFKDEDSYYKNATALFGSKPSTPFGYFSDADGALVMNIATGGGTLVHEIVHPFMAANFADCPAWFNEGLGSLYEQSGEQDGRICGYTNWRLPHLQKAIAAKRLPTFEKLTAMDSRTFYGGDNYGQSRYLCYYLQQKGLLKKYYQEFTANAAKDPTGYQTLKTVLGNPDMAVFQKQWEKWVLTLRFP; encoded by the coding sequence ATGAGACTGATCCTGCAAAATGCCGTTATCATCCCGGTCCTGCTGGCGGCCCTTGCGGCAGCGTCGCTGGGCGCAGCGCCGTCTTCCACCGCCGCTCGGGCGACGGCGAAACTCAAATCGGTGGCGATCGCGGGCGTGCCCCACGTGCAGCAAAAGCCGGACTTCTGCGGCGAAGCATGCGCGGCCATGTGGGCGGCGCACCTCGGGCGCCCCGATATCAATCAGGACTATGTCTTCAACGTCTCGGGCCTGTCCGCCGAACTGGGGCGGGGATGCTACACGCGGGATCTGATGGCCGCCCTGGAGCGAATCGGCTTCAAATGCGGCGACGGCGCCGCGACCGTCTCCGCCGGCGCCGCGGCCGACATCGACGCCCAGTTCGCCGCCCTCCATGGCGACCTGCGAGCCGGCGTGCCCTCCATCATCTGCATGCACTACGACGACACCGCCAACGCCAGCGAGCACTTCCGCCTGATCCTGGGCTACGACGCGGCCGCCGACGAAGTGATCTACCACGAGCCCGCCGCGGCCGGCGGAGCGTACCTGCGCATGAAGCGCCCGATGCTGCTGAAGCTCTGGCCGCTGAAGTACAGCAGCGAGAAGTGGACCCTCATCCGCCTGCCCCTCAAGGGCAAGCCCACCCCCGCGCCGCCGCCGCACACCCTGGGCCCGACGCCGCGACATTTCACCGCCGCCGATTACGCCCAGCACATCATGAAGCTCAAGAAGAAACTGCCCAGCGACAAGTTCACCATCGTGTTGCAGCCGCCGTTCGTGGTCATTGGCGACGAGGACGCCGCGACTCTCCGCCGCCGCAGCGTCAGCACCGTCAAATGGGCGGTCGATAAACTCAAGGCCGAATACTTTTCGCGCGACCCAACGCAGATCCTCGACATCTGGCTGTTCAAGGATGAGGACAGTTACTACAAGAACGCCACCGCCCTGTTCGGATCAAAGCCCAGCACGCCGTTTGGGTACTTCAGCGACGCCGACGGCGCGCTGGTGATGAACATCGCCACCGGCGGCGGCACGCTGGTGCATGAGATCGTGCATCCGTTCATGGCCGCCAACTTCGCCGACTGCCCGGCGTGGTTCAATGAGGGGCTGGGCTCGCTGTACGAGCAGTCCGGCGAGCAGGACGGACGCATCTGCGGATACACCAACTGGCGCTTGCCGCACCTGCAAAAGGCCATCGCCGCCAAACGCCTGCCGACGTTCGAGAAGCTCACGGCAATGGACAGCCGCACGTTCTACGGCGGCGACAACTACGGACAAAGCCGCTACCTCTGCTACTACCTCCAGCAGAAGGGCCTGCTCAAGAAGTACTACCAGGAGTTCACCGCCAACGCGGCCAAGGACCCCACCGGCTACCAGACGCTCAAGACGGTTCTGGGCAATCCCGACATGGCCGTCTTCCAGAAGCAATGGGAGAAATGGGTGCTGACGCTGCGGTTTCCATAA
- the bet gene encoding phage recombination protein Bet, whose protein sequence is MTTTTKPTDAPPETVEAEVVDPTEQIALAPVQKVRTADLVVYTPEQVSLLKRTIAQNTTDDEFALFLHVCKRSGLDPFARQIYAIKRRTKRGDVMTIQTGIDGYRTIAQRTNHYAGQDDAVFDIDNKGLPVSATVTVYRMVDGMRCPFTATARWKEYSSNTNPMWSQMPFNQLAKCAEALALRKGFPAELSGLYTAEEMDQADRPEPREVPAADPAQPKAAPRHQRVSPPPQAAATPSGAAAVSVFKTPEYAAMVKAFQAKFPGSSQKQFLNYCIDVAAGLDLTRPDQWTMGIVKDITEALSHGQR, encoded by the coding sequence ATGACCACGACCACCAAACCCACAGACGCCCCTCCTGAAACTGTCGAAGCGGAGGTTGTCGACCCGACGGAACAAATCGCCCTGGCGCCGGTGCAGAAGGTCCGCACGGCCGACCTGGTGGTTTACACGCCTGAGCAAGTCTCGCTCCTCAAGCGAACCATCGCACAGAACACCACCGACGACGAGTTCGCGCTGTTCCTGCACGTCTGCAAGCGGTCGGGGTTGGACCCGTTCGCCCGCCAGATCTACGCCATCAAGCGCCGCACCAAGAGGGGCGACGTGATGACGATCCAGACCGGGATCGACGGCTACCGCACCATCGCCCAGCGCACCAATCACTACGCAGGCCAGGACGATGCGGTATTCGATATTGACAACAAGGGACTGCCAGTGTCCGCGACGGTGACGGTCTACCGCATGGTGGACGGAATGCGATGCCCGTTCACGGCTACGGCGCGATGGAAGGAATACTCATCGAACACTAACCCGATGTGGTCTCAGATGCCCTTCAACCAGCTCGCCAAGTGTGCCGAGGCCCTGGCGCTGCGCAAGGGCTTTCCAGCCGAACTGTCGGGCCTTTACACCGCCGAGGAGATGGACCAGGCCGACCGGCCCGAGCCCCGCGAGGTTCCAGCGGCTGACCCGGCCCAGCCCAAGGCTGCCCCGAGGCACCAGCGCGTCAGCCCGCCGCCGCAGGCCGCCGCGACGCCTTCCGGTGCTGCGGCCGTGAGCGTGTTCAAGACGCCCGAATACGCCGCGATGGTCAAGGCGTTTCAGGCGAAGTTCCCCGGCTCCAGCCAGAAGCAGTTCCTCAACTACTGCATCGACGTGGCGGCCGGTCTGGATCTGACCCGGCCCGATCAATGGACGATGGGCATTGTCAAAGACATCACGGAGGCCCTGAGCCATGGCCAGCGATAA